One Pangasianodon hypophthalmus isolate fPanHyp1 chromosome 7, fPanHyp1.pri, whole genome shotgun sequence genomic window, CATACTGTATCCATTTGTAGTAGTTGCCTACCCGTGTGTATACGCCATACTTTCCCTTCTTAGCACATTCCTCCCCCCAGCTAACAATGCCAGTAAGGAACCAAGTTCCTTGATACTGGTTGGCATGCGGTCCCCCACTGTCCCCGTGACATGCGTCCTTTGATGCGTCCTGATAGCCAGCGCAGAACATGTAGTGTGTGATCCGCTCACTGCTGCTCTCCTTACAATCGCTCCTATCCACATAGGGCACTTCAGCTATCTGAAGTGTCTCTGCAGCTCGCCCGTGAAAGAGCAGCCGGCCCCAACCACTAATGGTGGCCAGTGTACCAGATTGTAGCAGGGTCTCGCTAAAGCTGCTGGGCCCGAGGCAGATGGACCGCACATGGTCAGTGAAAAGGATGGAGCTGCGGAGACGCACAAGAGCAATGTCATGGTTGTATAGGCTGGTGGATGGGTCATAGCTAGGGTGCATTATGGCCTTCTCCACCTCTAGATCCTGCTCTGTGCCCTCTTTCTTGTTGACATTGTGCTCACCTGTGGGACATGCAGGTTAGTACAAAACAGCACTGTATTTGTCACATTCCAAATGACCTggatcattttaattatatttaatttagatgTAATTGATGAATCATTAAGCCAGCATTATAACTAAAAAAACCCTTCATTTAAACCTTTtgattaaaaactaaaagagacaaaaaggtttccttttagTTACTGAGGTTTAGGTGAAGACATAGTATTCGTTGTTGCTGTTAGCCTGGAGTCTTACCTACTCTGATGAAGAACGGTCTCTGCTTGCTCTCTTCTATACAGTGTGCTGCAGTTATGACCCACCGCTCACTCAGAATAGAACCTCCACAGAACACCTGCTGTGTCGAGTGTATCACCAATGCCACCTACAGTACACCAGTCAGCAAAGCCATGCTTATACACTGTCCAAATAGCACATTATGCTGGATTTTAACTGCTTATCCCAACAGCATTGCCTGCTCATAAGGGAGTGTCAGCTGTTGTGAAATTGCCCGGACTCTCTCTGTACCTGCCAAGGAATGTCTCCAGGCGATGCCGATTGTCCACCTATGATGCGAGTCCTATTGTTGACCCAATCTGTGGTGTTGTGGACCCACGTGGGTAGTTTTGAACGAGAAGGTGTGATTTTGCCCTTCTTTTGGCTTATGGTTTGGTTGGTGGTGGGAACTTTTTGGTGTGTAACACTACTGTCAGGTTCTGTTCTGTTAGCCAGTTTGGAGTCTAAAGACCTCACAAAGATCCTTGTGCTCATTTTTCTTACACCACAGGGGAACTTCACTGTAAGCACacacaaaagagaaatatattttagatttaaaagCACTTCATATGGAAGGTTTAAATGTTAGATGATGCAGTTGAATTATAAGACAATCTCAGCAGTCACTGTTCTGGGAAgctcttgggggaaaaaagatgcATATACTGTACTTGTAGATTACCTTCAGGCACACATTTGACCTCCTCCACCAGTTTGTACCCAGTAGCGCAGGAGCACACTGCACCATGAGGCTCCAATGTGGAACAGAAATGCATGCAGCCTCCATTGTTAACATCACAGTGCCTGGCAGTCACTAAgcagtgtaaacaaacatgaaTCACTTTGGTCACATTGGGAAATTACTGACATTGTGCTGTTTTCAAATGAGCTTTAGTCATTTTTTGGAGAGATCTTTGGTCTCACCTATTTCACAGTTCTGTCCAGTGAAACCTGGTCGGCAATGGCATATGTATGTGCTCTTTTGGAGCTCACATGTGCCCTGGTTTTTACATGGTGCTGCTTTACACTGATTCCCATCTGAAATACGAAAATATTGATTGGGATCCATTGTGTTTggcaaattttattaaaaatatatatatattcattttttctaTCTAGATATAAACAACTTTGAGttgcagtaaataataaattatagaCGAATAACTTACAAGCATAACTTGACCAAAACTCCATCTGTAAAACCCACAAACAACCCATAAGTTTAGTCATGTCACGCCTGTGCTGTAAACGTACAGTGATTGGTAGAGTTCTGAGATACGTGTAGTACTGTGAGTTCTTCTGTTACTCACTGTTTTCTCATCATTTTCGAAGGCTTCTCTGGCCTCCTCCACACTGCACCTCTCCTCCATGCACTCTCTTTCCAAATTCCCTCTGAAAAGCTCCTCAAAGGCACCTGTGTTTGCACGCCTGTACCTCTGTAAAACAATGTCTGCCTCCCACTTATCCAGAAACACTGGCCCTGGGGAGATATAGAGAGTCATAATGTGATCAGGGCTAAGCACAGATCtctaaaaacatatttacagtaggCACTTATTCTTCCATTACTAGTCTTTAAAACATCATTGCATGTATTGGTATTTATGGACAAGAGAGCCAAGAGGCATTTTGATTGAGCCTTCCATTGTCCTAGTTTGAGCATTGTGAGCTACTGGATGTCTTACCTGCAGAGATCTGCAGCTTTTGCTGTAGCAAAACCCAAAAGACGAAAAGAACAGAGATTGTAGCCATGCCTGCGGAGAGCAAATTTATTCCACGCTTCGGTCAGAGGCTAAATAACCTGAGCCAGCACTCCAAAGTGCAACAGTATGTTTGTTCTACCCACACAGTTTTGCagttttgcgtgtgtgtgtgtgtgtgtgtgtgtgtgagagagagagagagagagagagagaaatttattCACAATCAAGTACGAATGGCAGGGGATTATAATTTAACTTTGCCGAAAACAGATGTGAATTTAGCTGTTTAAGGGGGAAAAGTATCTAAGTACATCTGTTAAGCTGAGTAAAAGCAAATGCTTTTAGTAATCCATGTGCAACatacataaaattattattattttttttaaaaaagtgatcaaattaatgttttttcctcatg contains:
- the f9a gene encoding coagulation factor IXa, coding for MATISVLFVFWVLLQQKLQISAGPVFLDKWEADIVLQRYRRANTGAFEELFRGNLERECMEERCSVEEAREAFENDEKTMEFWSSYAYGNQCKAAPCKNQGTCELQKSTYICHCRPGFTGQNCEIVTARHCDVNNGGCMHFCSTLEPHGAVCSCATGYKLVEEVKCVPEVKFPCGVRKMSTRIFVRSLDSKLANRTEPDSSVTHQKVPTTNQTISQKKGKITPSRSKLPTWVHNTTDWVNNRTRIIGGQSASPGDIPWQVALVIHSTQQVFCGGSILSERWVITAAHCIEESKQRPFFIRVGEHNVNKKEGTEQDLEVEKAIMHPSYDPSTSLYNHDIALVRLRSSILFTDHVRSICLGPSSFSETLLQSGTLATISGWGRLLFHGRAAETLQIAEVPYVDRSDCKESSSERITHYMFCAGYQDASKDACHGDSGGPHANQYQGTWFLTGIVSWGEECAKKGKYGVYTRVGNYYKWIQYVMGITKKMPKNNVEF